The Ornithinibacillus sp. 4-3 region AATATAATCAGAGACTGGATATGCTGTGAGAGGCTCCATTTCTATACATTGTAAAAAGTGATAAGCATTCATCGCTCGATTCATCTCAGGCCTAATCCACTCCTCTTCATTATCTTTTGGTAAAATAATCGGCATCCGATGATGAATATTTTGCATAAAGGCATTAGATTCCCTTGTTAAAACAGTACAAGTAAAAATAACCTTATCTCCTTGTTGCCAGCGGTCCCATAATCCGGCAAAAGCAAATAGTTCTCGATCTTCTACTTGAATACGGTAAGGTTGGTTTGTTTCCTCTGTTTTATGCCATTCATAGAAGCTATCCGCTATAATTAAACATCTCTTGCGTGCCATCAAATTTTGAAAACTTAGTTTTTCATGAGCTGTTTCACTTCTTGCATTAAATATTTTATAAGCCATTTTTTCGTCCTTTGCCCAGGATGGTACAAGACCCCAACGTAAATATCCAGCACGTCTTTCTTTCCCATCATGAATAACAACCAATATTTTACGCCCTGGAGCAACATTATAACTAGGTTCAAAGTCATTTATCTTATTTTGAATTTGAAATGCTTCTATTAATTTTTCTTCATCCACTAGTATGGTATAACGTCCACACATTTACGCACCCCCTATTCTCTTATCTATTTTATCATTCTCAAGAGGAAAACGACCACTCATACATCACCTCAAAAAAGA contains the following coding sequences:
- a CDS encoding SOS response-associated peptidase, which translates into the protein MCGRYTILVDEEKLIEAFQIQNKINDFEPSYNVAPGRKILVVIHDGKERRAGYLRWGLVPSWAKDEKMAYKIFNARSETAHEKLSFQNLMARKRCLIIADSFYEWHKTEETNQPYRIQVEDRELFAFAGLWDRWQQGDKVIFTCTVLTRESNAFMQNIHHRMPIILPKDNEEEWIRPEMNRAMNAYHFLQCIEMEPLTAYPVSDYINKAKNNDPTCIEVFKQ